From the genome of Castor canadensis chromosome 4, mCasCan1.hap1v2, whole genome shotgun sequence, one region includes:
- the Lrrfip1 gene encoding leucine-rich repeat flightless-interacting protein 1 isoform X16: MTMGTQGSGRKRLPNRERLTAEDDALNQIAREAEARLAAKRAARAEARDIRMKELERQQKEVEERPEKDFTEKGTRNMPSLSAATLASLGGTSSRRGSGDTSVSLDTETSIREIKELNELKDQIQDVEGKYMQGLKEMKDSLAEVEEKYKKAMVSNAQLDNEKTNFMYQVDTLKDMLLELEEQLAESQRQYEEKNREFEREKHAHSILQFQFAEVKEALKQREEMLEEIRQLQQKQASYIREISDLQETIEWKDKKIGALERQKEFFDSIRSERDDLREEIVKLKEELKKHGIVLNSEIATNGETSDTLNNVEYPDPTKMTEEEFNAVKSAGDGTLGRATEVEVKNEIVETVGKRETLQNAEQEQHKEHTIQECVDIEGLHPGGKAEHSAPFPEPLASAECEQQVQSQILESTSCLENPEQVESNKIRDMPDSRTGASPEQSEYLGDVDAEVPGPMHGQDSCNALDVKNQSENSVRSQEKEKQENLKTDLEEIIPKPCEGSIPGLITEADNTDSGGPGGNHTENVLDVGETEVGEPVSTVVSNPPEHNGDTVSPDGKSVVDELDPSTGHSSERELPKEATVQSTVGRENTAEEGENPIQAETQTIPGAPAAKSCHQETTGPNKEDAESELIDVKELDEEKNSHQAEALDSSQKKTKNKKKKNKKKKSSASVETPLKDVKNKLTCQSTDAGEAEEEGQVQLADKKQGAEAQNEVTKNLKQEIIAGSSECVDCSENPKTELDGTQNQEDDDVNRKKGEVTADGDTLPCEDDTVHLSGTSASDKELDEQVTKVCADGMAQSCPLEPENEDGNSSSLLESKSPSQDINGASQIESAERHLLSKHPGQTAQKALDSISPEHDDLSAPTGRVGDFNSESEGHARGENEKGKSKEDCTLS; this comes from the exons GTTGAAGAGAGACCAGAAAAAGATTTTACTGAGAAG GGGACTCGTAACATGCCCAGCTTGTCTGCAGCCACGCTGGCCTCTCTGGGTGGGACTTCCTCCCGGAGAGGAAGCGGAGATACCTCCGTCTCCTTGGACACCGAGACATCCATTAGGGAAATTAAG GAACTCAATGAGTTAAAGGACCAGATTCAGGATGTAGAAGGCAAATACATGCAGGGATTGAAAGAGATGAAG GACTCACTAGCAGAGGTTGAAGAGAAGTATAAGAAGGCCATGGTTTCCAATGCTCAGCTGGACAATGAGAAGACCAACTTCATGTACCAGGTGGACACCTTGAAAGACATGCTGCTGGAGCTCGAGGAGCAGCTGGCCGAGTCTCAGCGGCAGtatgaagagaaaaacaga GAGTTCGAGCGTGAAAAGCATGCCCACAGCATCCTGCAATTCCAGTTTGCTGAAGTGAAAGAGGCTctaaagcaaagagaagaaatgcTCGAG GAAATCCGACAGCTACAGCAGAAACAAGCGAGTTATATCAGGGAGATTTCTGACCTTCAGGAAACAATAGAGTGGAAAGACAAAAAGATAGGG GCATTAGAGAGGCAGAAAGAGTTCTTTGATTCCATAAGGAGTGAACGGGATGATCTCAGAGAAGAAATAGTCAAGCTAAAGGAGGAATTAAAG AAACATGGAATAGTCCTGAATTCAGAAATAGCTACCAATGGAGAGACCTCAGACACACTAAATAATGTTGAGTACCCAGACCCCACCAAGATGACGGAAGAAGAGTTCAATGCTGTCAAGTCAGCCGGGGATGGGACACTAG GAAGAGCCACTGAAGTGGAggtgaaaaatgaaattgtggaGACTGTGGGGAAAAGAGAAACCTTGCAGAATGCTGAGCAAGAACAGCACAAGGAGCACACGATACAGGAGTGTGTGGACATAGAGGGGTTGCATCCTGGTGGAAAGGCTGAACACAGTGCCCCATTCCCAGAACCATTAGCAAGTGCTGAATGTGAGCAGCAGGTTCAAAGCCAAATTCTAGAGAGCACTTCTTGCCTTGAAAATCCAGAGCAGGTTGAGTCAAATAAGATCAGAGACATGCCAGATAGTAGGACTGGAGCCTCCCCCGAGCAGTCTGAGTATCTGGGGGATGTAGACGCTGAAGTGCCAGGTCCCATGCATGGGCAGGACAGCTGTAATGCTTTGGATGTCAAAAACCAAAGCGAAAACTCTGTAAGAAGtcaggagaaagaaaagcaagagaatttGAAAACAGACTTGGAAGAGATTATCCCCAAACCATGTGAAGGGTCTATTCCCGGGCTAATAACTGAAGCTGACAATACAGACTCTGGGGGGCCAGGTGGAAACCACACAGAGAATGTGTTAGATGTAGGGGAAACTGAAGTTGGGGAGCCAGTGAGCACAGTGGTCTCAAATCCTCCAGAGCATAATGGTGACACAGTGAGTCCTGATGGAAAATCTGTGGTTGATGAGTTGGACCCCAGCACAGGACATAGCTCAGAGAGAGAACTCCCCAAGGAAGCCACAGTTCAGAGCACAGTAGGTAGGGAGAACACTGCAGAAGAGGGCGAGAACCCAATTCAGGCAGAAACCCAGACCattcctggagctccagcagccAAGAGCTGCCACCAAGAAACAACAGGTCCAAACAAGGAAGATGCTGAAAGTGAACTGATTGATGTGAAAGAACTCGATGAAGAGAAGAACAGCCACCAGGCAGAGGCACTGGATTCCTCACAGAAGAAGacaaagaacaagaagaagaaaaacaagaagaaaaaatcatCAGCCTCTGTAGAAACCCCCCTTAAAGATGTTAAGAACAAGTTAACATGTCAGAGCACAGATGCAGGTGAAGCTGAGGAGGAAGGGCAGGTACAGCTTGCTGACAAAAAACAGGGAGCAGAAGCACAAAATGAGGTGACCAAAAATCTAAAACAGGAAATTATAGCAGGAAGTAGTGAATGTGTTGACTGTTCAGAAAATCCTAAAACCGAGTTGGATGGAACCCAGAACCAAGAGGATGATGATGTaaacagaaagaaaggggaaGTGACAGCTGATGGAGACACATTGCCTTGTGAAGATGATACAGTTCATTTGTCAGGCACTAGTGCTAGCGACAAAGAATTAGATGAGCAGGTTACAAAAGTCTGTGCTGATGGCATGGCTCAGAGCTGTCCTCTAGAACCTGAAAATGAAGACGGGAACAGCAGTTCCCTGCTTGAAAGTAAAAGTCCCTCACAGGACATCAATGGTGCCTCTCAGATAGAAAGTGCAGAGAGGCACCTGCTGTCCAAACACCCAGGTCAGACAGCCCAGAAAGCGTTAGACAGCATCAGTCCAGAACACGATGACCTGTCAGCACCCACAGGGAGGGTAGGGGACTTCAATTCAGAGAGCGAAGGACATGCaagaggagaaaatgagaagggaaagagCAAAGAAGACTGTACCCTGTCATAA